A genomic region of Natronoarchaeum mannanilyticum contains the following coding sequences:
- a CDS encoding DUF7521 family protein, whose protein sequence is MDHLSAIIVIANTVTLVFGGTISLLAHRAAARTDSAALRSLSVGLGLVTMGTFFGGGLHQLLGAGLLASIAVQSVFTAIGFVALAYSLYAERTPMADTIDTV, encoded by the coding sequence GTGGATCACCTTTCGGCCATCATCGTGATCGCCAACACCGTGACGCTCGTGTTCGGCGGGACGATCAGCCTGCTCGCCCACCGCGCCGCGGCGCGCACCGACTCCGCCGCGCTGCGGTCGCTGAGCGTCGGCCTCGGACTGGTCACGATGGGGACGTTCTTCGGCGGGGGGCTCCACCAGCTGCTCGGCGCCGGGTTGCTCGCCAGCATCGCCGTCCAGAGCGTCTTCACGGCGATCGGCTTCGTCGCGCTCGCGTACTCGCTGTACGCCGAGCGGACCCCGATGGCCGACACCATCGATACGGTCTGA